From Deltaproteobacteria bacterium:
CTCTTCTCGCTTTTCGGTCCCCCGCATGACTGTAAAAAGTCCTGGTTGGGGAAAACTCTCCCAGTTTATGACCCACCATATTCTCCGTTATGTAAACGGGGAAAAACTTCTTCCCGTTGTGCACGGCAAAAGTCAAGCCAACCATCTCCGGGATAATGGTGGACCTCCTCGACCAGGTCTTTATGACCCGCTTGTCGTTCGCTTCGACGGCCCTGTCGACTTTTCTCATCAGGTGTTCATCAACAAATGGTCCCTTTTTGACTGACCGTGGCATGGAACTCCTCCCTTACTTTCTTCTTTTCACGATAAAGTTGTCAGACGGCTTCTTTCGCCTCGTCTTGTACCCTTTTGTCGGCATTCCCCAGGGGGACACCGGATGCCTGCCACCTTTCGCCTTGCCTTCTCCCCCGCCGTGGGGGTGGTCAACGGGGTTCATTGCCGTTCCGCGGACATTTGGCCTCTTCCCGAGCCACCGGTTCCTGCCCGCCTTTCCGATGGAAACGTTTTCATAATCGAGGTTGCCTACCTGTCCGACGGTGGCCCTGCAATGTAAATTGATAAGCCGCACCTCCCCCGAGGGAAGCTTCACGTGGGCATTCTTTCCTTCCTTTGCAAGAATCTGGCACACAGCGCCCGCACCCCTTGCTATCTGCCCCCCTTTACCGATCTTCAACTCCACGTTGTGCACGAGTGTTCCCACGGGAATATTCTTCAACGGAAGGCAATTGGCAGGCTTTATGTCGGCGCTTTCAGAGGAAATAACGGTATCGCCCACGGATAGGCCCAATGGTGCGATTATGTACCTCTTTTCACCATCGATGTAATGGAGGAGTGCAATCCTCGCAGATCGGTTCGGGTCGTACTCGATGGCTGCAACCCGTGCCGGAATATCGATCTTTTCCCTCCGGAAGTCTATAACCCTCAACTTTCTCTTGTGCCCCCCTCCCCTGCACCAGACGGTCGTCCGTCCCTGGTTGTTCCTTCCTCCCGACTTTTTCAGCTGGCGGGTGAGAGACTTTTCCGGTTTTTTCTTTGTTACATCGTCCGACGTCAGGACCGTTTTCGTCCTGACCCCGGGTGATGTCGGATTAAAATGTTTAATTCCCATTACAATTCTCCACCCTCAAATTTATACCCCTTCAAAGAACTCTATTTTTTCTCCCTCTTTCAGCTTCACGAGGGCTTTTTTCCATGAAGACACGCGGCCCACAGAGCGGCCAAGCCTCTTTTCCTTTCCGGGCACGACGATGGTCTTCACATCAAGAACATTTACCTTGAAAAGATCTTCGACGGCTCTCTTGATCTGCAACTTGTTTGCCCTCTTGTCGACTTCGAAGGCAACGTAATTCCCTACATCTTTTATGTATGAAGACTTTTCTGTTATGACCGGCCTCTTTATGATGTGGTATTTTTTCATTTTCCCAGCCCCTCTTCTATCTTCTCGACGGCATCTCCCGTTATGACGAGCTTTTCGAAGCGAAGGATATCAAGGACATTGAGAGCCTTCTGTGGAAGCACTTTGAATTCTCTCAGGTTTCTCGCGCCAAACCTGAGGTTTTCCGATGGTTCCACGTCCACGATGAGTGCGCTCTTTAATTCGTGCGCCTGGGCAAACCTGAGAAATTCCTTCGTCTTCGGCTCGTCGACCAGAATTTCATCGAGCAAAACCAGGTTTCCTTCTTTGAGCTTCA
This genomic window contains:
- the rpsS gene encoding 30S ribosomal protein S19 translates to MPRSVKKGPFVDEHLMRKVDRAVEANDKRVIKTWSRRSTIIPEMVGLTFAVHNGKKFFPVYITENMVGHKLGEFSPTRTFYSHAGDRKARRGK
- the rplB gene encoding 50S ribosomal protein L2, with amino-acid sequence MGIKHFNPTSPGVRTKTVLTSDDVTKKKPEKSLTRQLKKSGGRNNQGRTTVWCRGGGHKRKLRVIDFRREKIDIPARVAAIEYDPNRSARIALLHYIDGEKRYIIAPLGLSVGDTVISSESADIKPANCLPLKNIPVGTLVHNVELKIGKGGQIARGAGAVCQILAKEGKNAHVKLPSGEVRLINLHCRATVGQVGNLDYENVSIGKAGRNRWLGKRPNVRGTAMNPVDHPHGGGEGKAKGGRHPVSPWGMPTKGYKTRRKKPSDNFIVKRRK
- a CDS encoding 50S ribosomal protein L23, translated to MKKYHIIKRPVITEKSSYIKDVGNYVAFEVDKRANKLQIKRAVEDLFKVNVLDVKTIVVPGKEKRLGRSVGRVSSWKKALVKLKEGEKIEFFEGV